The DNA segment GAACATCACCACGATCTGGTACCTCACCGCTTGATGAGGATCCGCACCTCCTAGAATCTGTCCCGTCATCATGCCCGGCAGGCTGACCAACCCGACCACCATAAGGGAATTGATCGTCGGAGTCATGCCCGCACGAATTGCTTCTTTCACGTGCCGGCGCACCGCCTCCCATGGTTTGGCCCCAAATGCAAGGAGTTGCTCTACCTCGCCCGCATGTGCCCTGGCGGTACTGTATAGCCTTTCCAATGAGAGAGCGATGCCGTTCATGGAGTTGCCCAAGATCATGCCGAATATGGGGACGGCCACCCGTGCCGAGTACCAGGGATCTGGTCCGATGATCAGCCCGACGACGATCACGCCAACCAGGAAGGTACTTGCAAAGAGAGCCAAAAAGGCGAGAGCACGCGGGTACGCCGATCCGATCCCGGAGCGTTTCGTCGAGGCCCGAGAGGCGACCCACGTCATGAGAATGACAATCACCAGGATCAGCCAAACGTTGTTCAGGGCGAAGATGTACGTCAACGCGTAGCCAATCAGAGTCAGTTGCACGAAGGTGCGCACGGCTCCCCAAACCAAGGAACGCAAGAGACCGAGGCGAAGCGCGGCCGAGACACCCCCGGCCATCAGCAGGAGAAGGGCCGACAGCGCCAGCTGCCAATCACTGATCGGCACCACACCCGAGTTCACCAGCTCTCCTCTCCCTCCGTCCTGCCAGCTCCACGATCGTCGCTCGAGAGAAGCGTTCCGCGTCATCCGTGTGGGAGACCAACACCAGCCCACGTCCGGTCTCGCCGTTCACCCACCGGTCGAGGAGTGCCACGACGGCTTCCCGTGCTTCCGCGTCGAGCGCGCCCGTCGGTTCATCCAGAAGAAGTATCGACGGTCGTGCGAGAACGGCTCTCACGAGCGCCACGCGCGCCAACTCCCCACCCGAAAGCGTGCGTGCGTCCTGTGCCATCATGTTGGAGTCCAGGAGGACCGACTCCAACGTTTCGCGAGCAGTCTCTTCACTCGGTGGGGATTCTCCCCGGCGAATCCCCAGCGCGTAGGGGAGCATGATGTTTTCCAAGACGCTGCCTTGGAAGGCGACCGGTCGTTGGGCTACGTAGTGGACGTGCCGCCGCCACAGAGCAGGTGGCACCTGATCCACGGGCTGCTGGCGAAGCCGTACGTCGCCGCTCTCGCGGCGTCTCAGTCGGGCCAAGACCCGGAGCAGCGTCGTCTTGCCGGAACCCGAGGGGCCTCGAACGAGCAAGAGGCCGCCCTCCGCCACCGCTCCGGACACGACGATTCGCCTGCCCCCGTCACTCAGTTCGTAGGTGAGATCCTTGAAGACAAGCAGATCCATTGACGTTCCTCGCCTTCCTGGCTACACCCGCGTTGCCCGTGCCTGGCCGCTCAGCAACCTGGTGAGGCGCCCCGCAACTGCTCCCGCCAGGACCGACCGAGCCGCATTCAGCTTGAGGCGGAAGAGCGACACCACGGCACTCCGTTATAGCACGGGCCCGTGGCGTCGCGCAAGAACGTGGCCAGTGCTGAGGGGGTGCTTGCCCATGCCCTGCCGAGCTTGGCCGCTCGGGCCGACCCCTGAGCTATCTCGCGTTTCAATTGACAATCAGCCGGGAAGCGGCTAGGCTGAAGGCATGATCCTTCCCCGGACCGCGGAACCGACCGTAAGACACCTGGCCCACGGCTACCCCGTGGTGGCCGTCACGGGACCCCGGCAGTCCGGAAAGACGACGCTTGCCCGCCACGCCTTCCCGGAGAGGCCGTACGTCTCCCTGGAGGATCCGGACCAGCGGGAGTTCGCCATGGACGATCCCCGCGGGTTCCTCGCCCAGTATCCCGACGGCGCGATCCTGGACGAGGCGCAGCGCTGCCCCCAGCTCTTCTCGTATCTCCAGACCCGGGTGGACCACGATCCCCGCCCCGGACGCTTCATCCTCACCGGATCCCAGCAGTTCCACCTCACCGAGGGGATCACTCAGAGCCTGGCCGGGAGGGTGGCCATGGTGGTGCTGCTCCCCTTCACCCTTGGCGAGCTGCAGGGAGCGGGGCGGGCCCCCTCCTCCCTGGAGGAGCTGCTCTTCGAGGGACTCTACCCGCCGGTCCATGACCGGCACCTCGACGCCCACGTGTGGTACACGAACTACGTGGGTACGTACGTCGAGCGCGACGTGCGCCTGATGGTGAACGTGCGCGACCTCACCACCTTCCAGCGGTTCGTCCGCCTCTGTGCCGGGCGCACGGGGCAGCTCCTCAACCTCTCGGCGTTGGCCGACGACGCAGGCATCGCCCACAACACCGCCCGGGCCTGGCTCTCGGTGCTCCAGGCAAGCTACATCGTTCACCTCCTGCCGCCACACCACCAGAGCTTCAACAAGCGCCTGGTGAAGACCCCGAAGCTCTACTTCCTGGATCCAGGCCTTGCGGCGTGGCTCCTCGGCGTCCAGGAAGCGGCCCAGCTTGCCGCCCACCCCCTGCGGGGAGCCCTCTTCGAAACCTGGGTCCTTTCGGAGCTGCTGAAGGCGCGCTTCAACCGGGGGCTCGCCTCGAACCTCTTCTTCTGGAGAGACCGCAGCGGACACGAGGTGGACGTGCTCATCGAACGGGGCGACGCCCTGATCCCCGTGGAGGTCAAGCCCGGGCAGACCGTGAGCCGGGACGCCTTCGCGGCCCTCGAGCGCTGGCGCGCGCTCGCGGGCGACACTGCTGGACCGGGATGGCTGGTCTACGGCGGCGACCGGAGCCAGGAGCGGGGCGGCTTCCGGGTGCTGCCGTGGCGCGAGGTGGCCCAGGTGGGCGGGCCCTGACGTCGGGGCCTACCTTGTCGGATGGACTCGCTCGCCCGTCGGTCCGGCCGGATTCCTTCCCCTCGTCGGCGAACGATGAAAGGTCACGAACGTTTTACCTCCGTGAGAGGGTGAAGCCGGGCGTTGGGGGAGCCGGAACGGATCCGCAGGGCACAGGCGGGCGACCGGGAGGCGCTGGGCGAGCTGCTGGCCGAGCACTATCCCCTGCTGATGGGCTACCTGACGAAGCTCACCCTCGACCGGGCCCTGGCCGAGGACCTC comes from the Limnochorda pilosa genome and includes:
- a CDS encoding ABC transporter ATP-binding protein, with amino-acid sequence MDLLVFKDLTYELSDGGRRIVVSGAVAEGGLLLVRGPSGSGKTTLLRVLARLRRRESGDVRLRQQPVDQVPPALWRRHVHYVAQRPVAFQGSVLENIMLPYALGIRRGESPPSEETARETLESVLLDSNMMAQDARTLSGGELARVALVRAVLARPSILLLDEPTGALDAEAREAVVALLDRWVNGETGRGLVLVSHTDDAERFSRATIVELAGRRERRAGELGCGADQ
- a CDS encoding ABC transporter permease; this encodes MNSGVVPISDWQLALSALLLLMAGGVSAALRLGLLRSLVWGAVRTFVQLTLIGYALTYIFALNNVWLILVIVILMTWVASRASTKRSGIGSAYPRALAFLALFASTFLVGVIVVGLIIGPDPWYSARVAVPIFGMILGNSMNGIALSLERLYSTARAHAGEVEQLLAFGAKPWEAVRRHVKEAIRAGMTPTINSLMVVGLVSLPGMMTGQILGGADPHQAVRYQIVVMFMIAAAVAIGCLLMVGLSYRRLFNDEDALIPELQRSRGE
- a CDS encoding ATP-binding protein: MLPRTAEPTVRHLAHGYPVVAVTGPRQSGKTTLARHAFPERPYVSLEDPDQREFAMDDPRGFLAQYPDGAILDEAQRCPQLFSYLQTRVDHDPRPGRFILTGSQQFHLTEGITQSLAGRVAMVVLLPFTLGELQGAGRAPSSLEELLFEGLYPPVHDRHLDAHVWYTNYVGTYVERDVRLMVNVRDLTTFQRFVRLCAGRTGQLLNLSALADDAGIAHNTARAWLSVLQASYIVHLLPPHHQSFNKRLVKTPKLYFLDPGLAAWLLGVQEAAQLAAHPLRGALFETWVLSELLKARFNRGLASNLFFWRDRSGHEVDVLIERGDALIPVEVKPGQTVSRDAFAALERWRALAGDTAGPGWLVYGGDRSQERGGFRVLPWREVAQVGGP